From a region of the Oryza sativa Japonica Group chromosome 6, ASM3414082v1 genome:
- the LOC4341092 gene encoding G-type lectin S-receptor-like serine/threonine-protein kinase SD2-5 produces the protein MQMCGWLLKVVRWENLNCVHMEAHGNRRSSPTYLVMLWMISVASLLITCRGSIQKQVLFPGFTAAQMDYIDNDGIFLLSNGSVFGFGFVTSNVSDNTFYILAVVHMATTTTVWSANPNSPVTHSDDFFFDKDGNAFLQSGGGSNVWAANISGKGTATSMQLLDSGNLVVLGKDASSPLWQSFSHPTDTLLSGQNFIEGMTLMSKSNTVQNMTYTLQIKSGNMMLYAGFETPQPYWSAQQDSRIIVNKNGDSIYSANLSSASWSFYDQSGSLLSQLVIAQENANATLSAVLGSDGLIAFYMLQGGNGKSKFSITVPADSCDMPAYCSPYTICSSGTGCQCPLALGSFANCNPGVTSACKSNEEFPLVQLDSGVGYVGTNFFPPAAKTNLTGCKSACTGNCSCVAVFFDQSSGNCFLFNQIGSLQHKGGNTTRFASFIKVSSRGKGGSDSGSGKHNTIIIVIMLGTLAIIGVLIYIGFWIYKRKRHPPPSQDDAGSSEDDGFLQTISGAPVRFTYRELQDATSNFCNKLGQGGFGSVYLGTLPDGSRIAVKKLEGIGQGKKEFRSEVTIIGSIHHIHLVKLRGFCTEGPHRLLAYEYMANGSLDKWIFHSKEDDHLLDWDTRFNIALGTAKGLAYLHQDCDSKIVHCDIKPENVLLDDNFIAKVSDFGLAKLMTREQSHVFTTLRGTRGYLAPEWLTNYAISEKSDVYSYGMVLLEIIGGRKSYDPSEISEKAHFPSFAFKKLEEGDLQDIFDAKLKYNDKDGRVETAIKVALWCIQDDFYQRPSMSKVVQMLEGVCEVLQPPVSSQIGYRLYANAFKSSSEEGTSSGMSDYNSDALLSAVRLSGPR, from the coding sequence ATGCAAATGTGTGGATGGTTACTGAAGGTTGTTCGTTGGGAAAACTTAAATTGTGTGCACATGGAAGCTCATGGCAATCGTCGCAGCAGTCCAACATACCTTGTTATGCTGTGGATGATTTCGGTAGCTAGCCTATTGATAACATGTCGTGGCAGTATCCAGAAGCAAGTTCTCTTTCCAGGGTTCACTGCCGCGCAAATGGATTACATTGATAACGATGGGATATTTCTGCTTTCTAATGGCTCTGTCTTTGGCTTTGGTTTTGTCACGAGCAATGTCTCAGACAACACGTTCTACATTCTTGCAGTGGTTCACATGGCCACTACTACCACAGTCTGGTCTGCCAATCCTAACTCTCCTGTCACCCATTCAGATGACTTTTTTTTCGACAAGGATGGCAATGCCTTCCTGCAGTCAGGAGGAGGCTCCAATGTATGGGCTGCCAATATCTCCGGGAAAGGGACTGCCACCTCTATGCAACTACTGGACTCTGGCAATCTTGTAGTGCTTGGGAAAGatgcctcttctcctctctgGCAAAGTTTCAGCCATCCGACAGACACTCTTCTGTCTGGTCAGAATTTCATCGAAGGGATGACGCTGATGAGCAAGTCCAACACAGTACAGAACATGACCTATACACTTCAGATCAAATCTGGGAACATGATGTTATACGCCGGCTTCGAGACACCTCAACCATACTGGTCTGCACAGCAGGATAGCAGGATAATTGTCAACAAGAACGGTGACAGCATCTACTCTGCAAACCTCAGTTCAGCTTCTTGGTCCTTCTATGATCAATCAGGGTCCCTTCTATCACAACTTGTCATCGCGCAAGAAAATGCCAATGCCACATTGTCTGCTGTCCTTGGTAGTGATGGATTGATAGCTTTCTATATGCTGCAGGGTGGAAATGGCAAGAGTAAATTCTCGATCACAGTTCCGGCAGACTCTTGTGACATGCCAGCCTACTGCAGTCCTTACACCATTTGCAGTAGTGGGACAGGTTGCCAATGCCCTTTGGCCCTCGGCTCGTTTGCAAACTGCAATCCTGGTGTTACATCAGCATGCAAATCGAACGAGGAGTTTCCGCTGGTTCAACTGGATAGTGGAGTTGGATATGTAGGCACTAACTTCTTCCCTCCTGCGGCTAAGACGAACCTTACGGGTTGTAAGAGTGCCTGTACAGGCAACTGCTCTTGTGTTGCTGTGTTCTTTGATCAATCTTCAGGCAATTGTTTCCTTTTCAACCAGATCGGAAGCTTGCAGCACAAAGGTGGGAATACAACTCGTTTCGCATCTTTTATCAAGGTATCAAGCAGAGGAAAAGGTGGGAGTGATAGTGGCAGTGGGAAGCACAATACCATTATTATTGTCATTATGCTCGGAACTTTGGCTATCATAGGCGTCCTTATTTATATTGGTTTCTGGATCTACAAGAGGAAGAGGCATCCTCCACCATCACAAGACGACGCTGGTTCATCGGAAGATGATGGATTTCTGCAAACAATATCCGGAGCACCAGTGCGGTTCACTTACAGGGAGCTCCAGGATGCGACAAGCAACTTCTGTAACAAGCTTGGTCAGGGAGGGTTTGGATCTGTGTATCTTGGTACACTCCCAGACGGCAGTCGTATTGCTGTGAAGAAGCTGGAGGGCATAGGCCAAGGAAAGAAAGAGTTCCGCTCTGAGGTAACGATCATTGGTAGTATCCACCACATCCATCTTGTCAAACTCCGAGGCTTTTGTACTGAGGGACCACACAGGCTTCTTGCCTACGAGTACATGGCGAATGGGTCGCTGGATAAGTGGATTTTCCATTCTAAAGAAGATGATCACCTGCTCGACTGGGATACAAGGTTTAACATTGCGCTTGGAACGGCAAAGGGATTGGCATACCTCCATCAGGACTGCGATTCGAAGATTGTACACTGTGACATTAAGCCTGAGAATGTTCTACTTGACGACAACTTCATCGCAAAGGTATCTGATTTTGGCCTTGCCAAGTTGATGACCAGGGAGCAGAGCCATGTTTTCACTACGCTCAGAGGCACGCGCGGGTACCTTGCACCTGAGTGGCTCACCAACTATGCCATCTCAGAGAAGAGTGATGTGTACAGCTACGGCATGGTTTTGCTTGAGATAATCGGTGGGAGGAAGAGCTACGATCCCTCGGAGATCTCCGAGAAGGCTCACTTCCCTTCCTTTGCATTCAAGAAGCTGGAGGAAGGCGATCTTCAGGACATCTTCGACGCCAAGCTGAAGTACAATGACAAGGATGGGCGGGTCGAGACCGCGATCAAGGTCGCGCTCTGGTGCATCCAGGATGATTTCTACCAGAGACCATCCATGTCAAAGGTTGTGCAGATGCTCGAAGGCGTCTGCGAGGTGCTCCAGCCACCGGTGTCGTCGCAGATCGGGTACAGGCTCTACGCAAACGCCTTCAAATCGAGCAGCGAGGAGGGGACTTCATCAGGGATGTCGGACTACAACAGTGATGCTCTGCTTTCAGCTGTGAGGCTTTCTGGTCCCAGATGA